The following proteins are co-located in the Calliphora vicina chromosome 2, idCalVici1.1, whole genome shotgun sequence genome:
- the LOC135950389 gene encoding ficolin-1-like, with the protein MDNITSQLSRLAYEVYNNKPLFDVRVDQLPEIKMKQCELDSEPIDCKAATKCTQKSGYYTIYLLGNKAKQIMVFCDMEIAGGNWMHILRRIDGSENFTRPWSDYVNGFGNVEKEYWIGLENLNAFTNNNGRQQLYVHLWNPTGESNYASYNNFLVGNATETYKLKSLGEYYGTGGDGIRHNLDNEFRTFDNDNVKWEGGNSGSKYGGWWHNERTYSEPTGNYYTSGITWYNRNISKYYSYKIVYFMIRSV; encoded by the exons ATGGATAACATCACATCAca ATTATCTAGATTAGCTTACGAAGTCTACAATAataaaccattatttgatgtaCGTGTTGATCAGCTACcagaaataaaaatgaaacaatgCGAACTGGACTCTGAACCCATTGATTGCAAAGCAGCTACCAAATGTACCCAAAAGAGTGGTTATTACACAATATATTTACTgggaaataaagcaaaacaaattatGGTATTTTGTGACATGGAAATTGCTGGTGGTAATTGGATGCACATTTTAAGACGCATTGATGGTTCAGAAAATTTTACACGTCCTTGGTCTGACTACGTAAATGGATTTGGTAATGTGGAGAAGGAGTACTGGATTGGGTTAGAGAATTTAAATGCTTTCACTAACAACAATGGTCGGCAGCAGTTATATGTTCATTTATGGAATCCTACAGGAGAGTCTAATTATGCTTCGTATAATAACTTTTTAGTAGGAAATGCGACGGAAACTTACAAACTAAAATCTTTAGGTGAATATTACGGTACAGGTGGAGATGGTATACGACATAATTTGGATAACGAATTTAGAACCTTTGATAATGATAATGTCAAATGGGAAGGTGGCAATTCTGGTTCTAAATACGGCGGATGGTGGCATAATGAACGGACATATTC AGAACCTACTGGTAACTATTATACATCTGGTATTACGTGGTATAATAGGAATATAAGCAAGTATTATTCTTATAAAATCGTGTACTTTATGATACGaagtgtataa